Proteins encoded within one genomic window of Pectobacterium araliae:
- the trxA gene encoding thioredoxin TrxA — protein MSDKIIHLTDDSFGTKVLQADGAILVDFWAEWCGPCKMIAPILDEIAEEFEGKLTVTKLNIDENPATAPKYGIRGIPTLLLFKNGEVAATKVGALSKGQLKEFLTANL, from the coding sequence ATGAGCGATAAAATAATTCACCTGACTGATGACAGCTTTGGTACGAAAGTATTGCAGGCTGATGGCGCTATCTTGGTTGATTTCTGGGCTGAGTGGTGTGGTCCTTGTAAAATGATCGCTCCTATTCTGGATGAAATTGCCGAAGAGTTTGAAGGTAAACTGACGGTGACCAAGCTGAACATTGATGAAAATCCTGCAACTGCACCGAAATATGGTATCCGTGGCATTCCTACACTGTTGCTGTTTAAAAACGGCGAAGTCGCGGCGACAAAAGTCGGCGCACTGTCCAAAGGGCAACTGAAAGAGTTCCTGACGGCAAACCTGTAA
- the rho gene encoding transcription termination factor Rho → MNLTELKNTPVSELITLGENMGLENQARMRKQDIIFAILKQHAKSGEDIFGDGVLEILQDGFGFLRSADSSYLAGPDDIYVSPSQIRRFNLRTGDTISGKIRPPKEGERYFALLKVNEVNYDRPENARNKILFENLTPLHANSRLRMERGNGSTEDLTARVLDLASPIGRGQRGLIVAPPKAGKTMLLQNIAQSIAYNHPDCVLMVLLIDERPEEVTEMQRLVKGEVVASTFDEPASRHVQVAEMVIEKAKRLVEHKKDVIILLDSITRLARAYNTVVPASGKVLTGGVDANALHRPKRFFGAARNVEEGGSLTIIATALVDTGSKMDEVIYEEFKGTGNMELHLARKIAEKRVFPAIDYNRSGTRKEELLTTSEELQKMWILRKIIHPMGEIDAMEFLINKLAMTKTNDEFFDMMKRS, encoded by the coding sequence ATGAATCTTACCGAATTAAAGAATACGCCAGTTTCTGAGTTAATTACTCTTGGCGAAAATATGGGGCTGGAAAATCAGGCCCGCATGCGTAAACAGGATATTATCTTCGCGATTCTGAAGCAGCATGCCAAAAGCGGCGAGGATATTTTTGGCGATGGCGTGCTGGAGATTCTGCAGGATGGCTTCGGCTTTCTCCGCTCCGCAGACAGCTCCTACCTCGCAGGCCCCGATGATATCTACGTTTCTCCCAGCCAAATCCGCCGTTTCAACCTTCGCACTGGTGACACCATTTCTGGCAAGATTCGCCCGCCGAAAGAAGGTGAGCGCTATTTTGCCCTGCTGAAAGTTAACGAAGTTAACTACGACAGACCTGAAAACGCCCGTAACAAAATCCTGTTCGAAAACTTAACACCACTGCATGCAAACTCTCGTCTGCGTATGGAACGGGGTAACGGTTCGACAGAAGATCTGACGGCGCGTGTGCTAGATCTGGCTTCACCGATCGGCCGTGGTCAACGTGGTTTGATCGTTGCACCGCCGAAAGCGGGTAAAACCATGCTGCTGCAGAACATCGCGCAGAGTATTGCTTACAACCATCCTGACTGTGTGCTGATGGTGCTGCTGATTGACGAACGTCCAGAAGAAGTGACTGAGATGCAGCGTCTGGTGAAAGGTGAAGTGGTTGCATCAACGTTTGACGAACCCGCTTCCCGTCACGTTCAGGTTGCTGAAATGGTGATCGAGAAAGCGAAGCGTCTGGTTGAGCATAAGAAAGACGTTATCATCCTGCTGGACTCCATTACCCGCTTGGCGCGTGCTTATAACACCGTTGTTCCGGCGTCGGGTAAAGTGTTGACTGGTGGTGTGGATGCTAACGCCCTGCATCGTCCGAAGCGTTTCTTCGGTGCTGCGCGTAACGTTGAGGAAGGCGGTAGCCTGACCATCATCGCCACCGCGCTGGTTGATACCGGTTCTAAGATGGACGAAGTGATTTACGAAGAGTTTAAAGGTACAGGTAATATGGAACTGCACCTGGCGCGTAAAATCGCAGAAAAACGCGTGTTCCCGGCGATTGACTACAACCGTTCCGGTACGCGTAAAGAAGAATTGCTTACGACCTCTGAAGAATTGCAGAAGATGTGGATTCTACGCAAAATCATCCATCCAATGGGCGAGATCGATGCGATGGAATTCCTCATCAACAAGTTGGCGATGACGAAAACCAACGATGAATTCTTCGATATGATGAAACGTTCATAA
- the wecA gene encoding UDP-N-acetylglucosamine--undecaprenyl-phosphate N-acetylglucosaminephosphotransferase, translated as MNLLTMSTELLFIFLFSLGFLFFARGIAGKIGLVDRPNYRKRHRGLVPLVGGISVYAGICFTYFITDQYILNFRLYLLCAGVLVFVGMLDDRFDISVKIRAVVQAFVAVVMMVFAGLTIHNLGHIFGPWQMGLGPFGYLVTLFAVWAAINAFNMVDGIDGLLGGLSSVSFGAMGILLYLSGHTNLALWCFAMIAATLPYILLNLGMFGPRYKVFMGDAGSTMIGFTAIWLLIQTTQGPQHPINPVTALWIIAIPLIDMIAIMYRRLRKGMSPFSPDRQHIHHLMMRAGFSSRQAFVLITLAAALLAVVGVLGEYFFSVPEWVMLALFLLVFLLYGYCLKRAWRVARFIKRVKRRMRHSDEQKQSS; from the coding sequence GTGAACTTACTCACTATGAGTACCGAATTACTATTTATTTTCTTGTTTTCTTTGGGCTTTCTTTTTTTTGCTCGCGGCATTGCGGGTAAAATAGGACTTGTCGATCGTCCCAATTACCGTAAACGCCATCGGGGTCTTGTGCCTCTGGTCGGCGGCATTTCTGTGTATGCGGGTATCTGTTTTACCTACTTTATTACCGATCAATACATCCTCAACTTCCGTCTTTATCTGCTATGCGCAGGTGTGCTGGTGTTTGTCGGCATGCTGGACGATCGTTTTGATATCAGCGTGAAAATTCGTGCCGTTGTGCAGGCGTTTGTCGCGGTGGTGATGATGGTCTTTGCTGGCTTGACGATACACAATCTAGGGCACATTTTCGGTCCATGGCAGATGGGGCTAGGGCCGTTTGGCTATCTGGTTACGTTGTTTGCCGTTTGGGCTGCGATCAATGCGTTCAACATGGTCGATGGGATCGATGGGCTGCTCGGTGGATTATCCAGTGTCTCATTTGGGGCGATGGGGATTTTGTTGTATCTGAGCGGCCATACGAATCTGGCATTGTGGTGTTTCGCCATGATCGCGGCGACCTTACCTTACATTTTGCTCAATCTCGGCATGTTTGGACCACGCTACAAGGTATTCATGGGCGATGCAGGTAGCACGATGATTGGCTTCACGGCTATCTGGCTCTTGATTCAGACGACGCAAGGCCCGCAGCATCCGATTAATCCGGTTACGGCACTGTGGATTATCGCTATCCCGCTGATCGATATGATCGCCATTATGTATCGACGTTTGCGTAAGGGAATGAGTCCGTTCTCGCCTGATCGGCAGCATATTCATCATTTAATGATGCGAGCCGGTTTTTCTTCCCGTCAGGCGTTTGTGCTGATTACGCTTGCTGCCGCCTTGTTAGCCGTGGTCGGCGTCTTGGGAGAATATTTCTTTTCCGTACCTGAGTGGGTCATGTTGGCATTATTCTTGCTTGTGTTTTTACTGTATGGCTACTGCCTGAAACGAGCATGGCGGGTCGCCCGTTTTATCAAGCGAGTCAAACGCCGTATGCGGCATTCCGATGAGCAAAAGCAGTCATCCTGA
- the wzzE gene encoding ECA polysaccharide chain length modulation protein encodes MKSENLSSGNALIDNELDIRGLFRQLWRGKVWPIAIGLLFAIVALGYSYLVKQEWSATAITDKPTVNMLGGYYSQQQFLRNLDARSFSTPPAEQPPISADAYGEFIMQLAAYDTRHDFWLQTNYYKQRLEGDAKADAALLDEMVNNIQFTARDDGKKTNDSVKLVAETSADANTLLRQYVAFASLRAASHLNEEIKGAWAARTIFMKSQIKRQEAVAKAIYDREVRSVELALKIAQQQGISRSQTDTPADEVPASEMFLLGRPMLQARLETLQTSGPHYELDYDQNRAMLATLNVGPTLEAAFQTYRYLRTPEEPVKRDSPRRAFLMVMWGAIGALIGAGIALARRPR; translated from the coding sequence ATGAAATCAGAGAACTTGTCTAGTGGGAATGCGTTGATTGATAACGAACTGGATATCCGTGGTTTATTTCGCCAGTTGTGGCGTGGGAAAGTTTGGCCGATAGCGATTGGTCTGCTCTTTGCCATCGTCGCATTAGGCTACTCCTACCTGGTGAAACAGGAGTGGAGTGCGACAGCGATTACCGACAAACCAACGGTCAATATGTTAGGAGGGTATTATTCGCAGCAGCAGTTCCTGCGTAACCTCGACGCGCGATCTTTTTCCACCCCTCCGGCTGAACAACCGCCTATTTCAGCAGATGCTTACGGTGAGTTCATTATGCAATTAGCGGCCTATGACACTCGCCATGATTTCTGGTTGCAGACCAACTATTACAAGCAACGTCTGGAAGGTGATGCCAAGGCTGATGCAGCCCTGCTAGATGAAATGGTCAACAATATTCAGTTTACGGCGCGCGATGATGGTAAAAAAACCAATGATTCCGTTAAGTTAGTGGCTGAAACTTCTGCGGATGCGAATACGTTGCTCCGCCAGTATGTGGCCTTTGCCAGCCTGCGTGCTGCCAGCCATCTGAATGAAGAAATTAAGGGGGCTTGGGCTGCCAGAACCATTTTCATGAAGTCGCAGATCAAGCGTCAGGAAGCGGTAGCAAAAGCGATTTACGATCGTGAAGTGCGCAGCGTTGAACTGGCGCTGAAGATCGCACAACAGCAAGGTATTAGCCGTAGTCAGACGGATACACCGGCTGATGAAGTCCCCGCATCGGAGATGTTTCTGCTTGGCAGGCCGATGCTCCAAGCCCGACTGGAGACGCTACAGACCAGCGGTCCTCACTACGAACTGGATTACGATCAAAACCGTGCGATGTTGGCAACGCTGAACGTTGGGCCAACGCTTGAAGCCGCTTTCCAGACGTATCGCTATTTGCGGACGCCGGAAGAACCGGTAAAGCGTGACAGCCCGCGCCGGGCATTTCTGATGGTGATGTGGGGTGCGATTGGTGCGCTCATCGGGGCGGGTATTGCCTTGGCTCGCCGTCCGCGCTAA
- the wecB gene encoding non-hydrolyzing UDP-N-acetylglucosamine 2-epimerase, with product MKVLTVFGTRPEAIKMAPLVHALAQDGAFESRICVTAQHREMLDQVLRLFDITPDYDLDIMRPGQGLSEISCRILSGLEPVMAEFKPDLVLVHGDTTTTLATSLAAFYQRIPVGHVEAGLRTGNLYSPWPEEANRKLTGHLAMYHFAPTENSRQNLLREHLSDRHIFVTGNTVIDALFWVRDRIVGDATLRRSLDEKYAFLDDNKKLILVTGHRRESFGGGFERICSALADIALRHPEVQIVYPVHLNPNVSEPVNRILSGIDNVMLIAPQDYLPFVYLMNRSYMILTDSGGIQEEAPSLGKPVLVMRDTTERPEAVEAGTVKLVGTEVASIVDAVSMLLTDEEAYQAMSHAHNPFGDGQACQRIVDALKNRQERF from the coding sequence GTGAAAGTGTTGACTGTTTTCGGCACCCGGCCGGAGGCCATTAAAATGGCGCCGCTGGTTCATGCCTTGGCTCAGGATGGAGCCTTTGAATCGAGAATTTGCGTAACAGCCCAGCACCGAGAGATGCTGGATCAGGTGCTGCGTTTGTTCGATATTACGCCGGATTACGATCTGGATATTATGCGACCGGGGCAGGGACTCAGTGAGATCTCCTGCCGGATTTTATCGGGGCTTGAACCCGTTATGGCGGAGTTCAAACCGGATCTCGTGTTGGTACACGGCGATACCACTACGACGTTGGCAACCAGTCTGGCGGCTTTTTATCAGCGTATACCGGTCGGTCATGTAGAAGCGGGTTTGCGCACGGGTAACCTGTATTCGCCTTGGCCGGAAGAAGCCAACCGTAAGCTGACGGGACACTTGGCGATGTACCACTTTGCCCCGACGGAGAATTCCCGACAAAATTTGCTGCGTGAGCACTTGTCCGATCGACATATTTTTGTCACGGGCAATACGGTGATTGACGCGTTGTTTTGGGTGCGTGACCGAATCGTCGGCGACGCGACGCTACGCCGCAGTCTCGATGAAAAATATGCCTTTTTGGATGACAACAAGAAGCTGATTCTGGTTACCGGGCATCGACGTGAAAGTTTTGGCGGCGGTTTTGAGCGCATTTGTAGCGCGCTGGCAGATATTGCCCTGCGACACCCCGAAGTGCAGATTGTGTACCCTGTTCACCTGAACCCTAACGTTAGTGAGCCGGTGAACCGTATCCTGAGCGGTATTGATAATGTGATGCTGATTGCACCGCAGGACTATCTGCCTTTTGTGTATTTGATGAATCGCTCTTACATGATTTTGACCGACTCGGGTGGCATTCAGGAAGAAGCCCCGTCGCTAGGCAAGCCGGTATTAGTGATGCGCGATACGACGGAACGGCCGGAGGCGGTGGAAGCGGGTACAGTTAAACTGGTCGGTACGGAAGTGGCGAGTATTGTCGATGCGGTGTCTATGCTGTTGACGGACGAAGAGGCGTATCAGGCAATGAGCCACGCTCATAACCCCTTTGGTGATGGTCAAGCCTGTCAACGCATCGTTGATGCTTTAAAAAATCGCCAGGAGCGATTTTAA
- the wecC gene encoding UDP-N-acetyl-D-mannosamine dehydrogenase yields MSFTTISVIGLGYIGLPTAAAFASRQKKVIGVDVNKLAVETINRGEIHIVEPDLGTLVKVAVENGYLQAMTKPVPADAFLIAVPTPFKGDHEPDLAYVQAAAASIAPVLKKGDLVILESTSPVGATEQMAEWLADARADLTFPQQAGETADINIAYCPERVLPGQVVVELIKNDRVIGGMTPVCSARASELYNIFLEGECVVTNSRTAEMCKLTENSFRDVNIAFANELSLICAEQNINVWELIRLANRHPRVNILQPGPGVGGHCIAVDPWFIVAQNPQQARLIHTARLVNDGKPLWVVDRVKAAVADYLVQTDKRASEVTVACFGLAFKPDIDDLRESPAVGITSMIAQWNTGVTLVVEPNVKHLPSVLAGQVKLVDTLSALKEADVLVMLVDHHQFKAINPEDVKQQWIIDTKGVWR; encoded by the coding sequence ATGAGCTTTACTACCATTTCCGTCATCGGTTTGGGCTACATCGGTTTACCCACCGCTGCGGCCTTTGCGTCACGCCAGAAAAAAGTCATCGGTGTCGATGTGAACAAACTGGCGGTCGAAACCATTAATCGCGGCGAAATCCATATCGTCGAACCCGATTTGGGTACGTTGGTCAAGGTCGCGGTAGAAAATGGTTACCTTCAGGCGATGACGAAGCCTGTACCGGCCGATGCCTTTCTCATTGCCGTTCCTACCCCTTTCAAAGGCGATCACGAGCCCGATCTGGCCTATGTTCAGGCGGCAGCGGCGTCCATCGCGCCTGTTCTGAAGAAAGGCGATCTGGTGATTCTGGAATCGACTTCCCCCGTGGGAGCGACGGAACAAATGGCCGAGTGGCTGGCCGATGCGCGCGCGGATTTGACGTTTCCGCAGCAGGCCGGGGAAACGGCGGATATCAATATTGCCTATTGTCCTGAACGTGTACTACCCGGTCAGGTTGTGGTGGAACTGATTAAGAACGATCGCGTTATTGGCGGTATGACGCCCGTGTGCTCTGCTCGCGCGAGCGAACTGTACAACATCTTCCTCGAAGGTGAGTGTGTGGTTACTAACTCCCGCACCGCCGAAATGTGTAAGCTGACCGAAAACAGCTTCCGCGACGTTAACATTGCTTTTGCCAATGAACTCTCGCTGATTTGTGCCGAACAAAACATTAACGTATGGGAACTTATCCGATTGGCAAACCGCCACCCTCGCGTCAATATCCTGCAACCCGGTCCTGGCGTTGGCGGGCACTGTATTGCGGTCGATCCTTGGTTCATCGTGGCGCAGAATCCGCAGCAGGCGCGGTTGATTCATACCGCTAGACTGGTGAACGATGGCAAGCCGCTCTGGGTGGTGGATCGCGTAAAAGCGGCTGTGGCGGATTATCTGGTGCAAACGGATAAACGTGCGAGTGAAGTTACGGTTGCCTGCTTTGGGTTGGCGTTCAAGCCCGATATCGACGATCTGCGCGAAAGCCCTGCGGTAGGGATTACCTCCATGATTGCACAATGGAATACGGGTGTGACGTTAGTCGTCGAACCGAATGTCAAACACCTGCCGTCCGTGTTGGCCGGGCAGGTAAAATTGGTCGATACCCTCAGCGCATTAAAAGAAGCCGATGTGCTCGTGATGCTGGTAGACCACCATCAGTTTAAAGCGATTAACCCAGAAGATGTGAAACAACAGTGGATCATTGATACCAAAGGAGTATGGCGTTGA
- the rffG gene encoding dTDP-glucose 4,6-dehydratase, protein MALKRILITGGAGFIGSALVRVILTETQDSVVVVDKLTYAGNLSSLAPVADSERFAFERVDICDRAELDRVFAAYQPALVMHLAAESHVDRSIDGPAAFIETNIVGTYTMLEAARHYWQNLADADKKAFRFHHISTDEVFGDLHGTDDLFTETTPYAPSSPYSASKASSDHLVRAWLRTYGFPTVITNCSNNYGPYHFPEKLIPLVILNAVAGKPLPVYGDGAQIRDWLFVEDHARALYKVVTEGEIGETYNIGGHNERKNIEVVQTICALLEELAPNKPAGVAHYRDLITYVKDRPGHDMRYAIDAGKIERELGWRPEETFETGMKKTVSWYLNNEKWWRSVQDGSYTGERLGLND, encoded by the coding sequence ATGGCGTTGAAACGTATTTTAATTACCGGTGGAGCCGGGTTTATTGGTTCAGCATTGGTCAGAGTCATTCTGACTGAAACTCAGGACAGTGTCGTTGTGGTCGATAAACTGACCTATGCGGGGAACCTGTCTTCGCTGGCACCGGTTGCCGATAGTGAACGTTTTGCCTTCGAGCGGGTGGATATCTGTGATCGCGCTGAACTGGATCGCGTCTTTGCGGCCTACCAGCCCGCGCTGGTGATGCATCTGGCGGCAGAAAGCCACGTCGATCGCTCTATCGATGGCCCGGCGGCGTTTATCGAAACCAATATTGTTGGCACCTATACGATGCTGGAAGCGGCGCGCCACTACTGGCAGAACCTGGCTGATGCCGATAAGAAGGCGTTCCGTTTTCACCATATCTCTACCGATGAAGTGTTTGGTGACCTGCACGGGACGGACGATCTGTTTACCGAAACCACGCCTTATGCGCCAAGCAGCCCTTATTCCGCATCGAAAGCCTCCAGCGACCACCTTGTTCGCGCCTGGCTGCGTACCTACGGGTTCCCGACGGTTATCACCAACTGCTCGAATAACTACGGCCCTTACCATTTCCCTGAGAAGCTGATTCCGCTGGTGATCCTGAATGCGGTCGCGGGCAAACCGTTACCCGTTTACGGTGACGGCGCGCAAATCCGTGACTGGCTGTTTGTCGAAGACCACGCTCGCGCACTGTACAAAGTGGTGACGGAAGGCGAAATCGGTGAGACGTACAACATCGGTGGCCACAACGAACGTAAAAATATCGAAGTGGTGCAGACGATTTGTGCGCTGCTGGAAGAGCTAGCACCGAATAAGCCTGCTGGCGTGGCGCATTATCGCGATCTCATTACCTACGTGAAAGACCGTCCAGGCCACGATATGCGTTATGCGATCGATGCTGGGAAAATTGAACGTGAACTGGGCTGGCGTCCAGAAGAAACGTTTGAGACAGGCATGAAAAAAACGGTCAGTTGGTATCTGAATAACGAGAAATGGTGGCGCAGCGTGCAGGACGGTTCCTATACCGGCGAGCGCTTAGGGCTGAACGACTAA
- the wecD gene encoding dTDP-4-amino-4,6-dideoxy-D-galactose acyltransferase, translating to MTHPVSAGQGEIRATVELLGWESEFFQIGSGKLNFSPSAPVLTPDALNAFALTQAKIAADNLGLADALADLGFRLVEGEVDLSLSLERATVVMPLPRWREASLDDIPVLRDAASRVFALSRFRSPWYQPEDSGRFYAQWMENAVRGTFDHCCLLVEDAVGTPQGWVTLRRMDDTDARIGLLGVWPGVTARGIGSQLMALAEAWCRQQGLIRLRVATQVGNVAALRLYLRRGATIEDTAYWLYR from the coding sequence ATGACCCATCCGGTATCAGCAGGACAGGGAGAGATTCGCGCCACGGTTGAGCTGCTGGGCTGGGAGAGCGAGTTCTTTCAGATTGGCAGCGGTAAGCTGAATTTTTCGCCTTCTGCGCCTGTGTTGACGCCCGATGCACTGAATGCATTTGCGCTGACGCAGGCCAAAATTGCGGCGGACAATCTGGGATTGGCGGATGCATTGGCCGACCTCGGTTTCCGATTGGTGGAAGGCGAGGTCGATCTCAGTCTTTCACTGGAACGGGCTACCGTAGTGATGCCGCTACCGCGCTGGCGTGAAGCCTCGCTTGACGATATTCCTGTGCTGAGGGACGCGGCATCACGTGTTTTTGCACTGAGCCGCTTTCGTTCCCCGTGGTATCAGCCGGAAGATAGTGGGCGCTTCTACGCGCAGTGGATGGAAAATGCCGTGCGTGGCACGTTCGACCACTGCTGTTTACTGGTGGAAGATGCTGTCGGTACTCCACAGGGATGGGTCACGCTACGTAGAATGGATGACACGGATGCACGTATCGGGCTACTGGGCGTTTGGCCGGGTGTTACCGCACGGGGCATTGGTTCACAGCTGATGGCGTTGGCGGAAGCGTGGTGCCGACAACAAGGTTTGATACGTCTTCGGGTCGCGACGCAGGTTGGTAATGTGGCGGCGCTTCGTCTTTATCTTCGCCGTGGTGCCACGATTGAGGACACGGCGTATTGGTTATACAGGTAA
- the rffA gene encoding dTDP-4-amino-4,6-dideoxygalactose transaminase, which translates to MIPFNAPPVVGTELDYMQAAISSGKLCGDGGFTRRCQQWLEHYSGSKKVLLTPSCTASLEMAAILLDVKPGDEVIMPSYTFVSTANAFVLRGAKIVFVDIRPDTMNIDETKIEAAITEKTRIIVPVHYAGVACEMDAIMALAKKYDLYVVEDAAQGVMSSYKGRVLGSIGHIGCFSFHETKNYTSGGEGGATLINDARLVERAEIIREKGTNRSQFFRGQVDKYTWRDIGSSYLMADIQAAYLWAQLEAARPINERRLKLWQNYYAAFKSLADAGRLTLPTVPANGIHNAHMFYIKLRDQDDRNAFINYMKEAEIMTVFHYIPLHSCPAGLNFGRFSGDDRYTTQESERLVRLPLFYNLSDVNQRTVINTILSFFS; encoded by the coding sequence ATGATTCCATTTAATGCGCCACCGGTTGTTGGTACGGAACTGGATTATATGCAGGCTGCCATAAGCAGCGGTAAATTGTGCGGTGATGGTGGCTTTACCCGCCGCTGTCAGCAGTGGCTGGAGCATTACTCCGGCAGTAAAAAAGTCCTGCTCACACCTTCCTGCACGGCTTCGCTGGAGATGGCGGCGATTTTGCTGGACGTTAAACCCGGCGATGAAGTGATCATGCCGAGCTACACGTTTGTTTCCACCGCCAACGCCTTTGTGTTGCGCGGTGCGAAGATCGTGTTTGTCGATATCCGCCCGGATACCATGAACATTGACGAAACGAAGATCGAAGCGGCAATTACGGAAAAAACGCGCATTATCGTGCCCGTTCACTATGCAGGCGTGGCCTGTGAAATGGACGCGATTATGGCGCTGGCGAAGAAATACGATTTATATGTCGTGGAAGATGCCGCGCAGGGCGTGATGTCCAGCTACAAAGGCCGCGTTCTTGGCTCTATCGGCCATATCGGCTGTTTCAGCTTTCACGAAACCAAAAACTACACTTCGGGCGGTGAGGGCGGAGCCACGCTGATTAATGACGCCAGGTTGGTGGAACGCGCGGAAATCATCCGTGAAAAAGGCACCAACCGGAGCCAGTTTTTCCGCGGACAGGTGGACAAATACACCTGGCGGGATATCGGTTCAAGCTACCTGATGGCGGATATTCAGGCTGCCTACCTCTGGGCCCAGTTGGAAGCGGCGCGTCCGATCAACGAACGTCGGCTGAAACTGTGGCAGAACTACTACGCGGCCTTTAAATCGCTGGCTGATGCCGGGCGACTTACCCTGCCGACCGTGCCAGCTAATGGCATTCATAACGCGCACATGTTTTATATCAAACTGCGCGATCAGGACGACCGCAACGCGTTTATCAATTACATGAAAGAAGCGGAAATCATGACGGTCTTTCATTATATCCCGCTGCATAGCTGTCCGGCGGGTCTGAACTTCGGTCGTTTCTCTGGTGACGATCGCTACACGACGCAGGAAAGCGAACGGCTGGTGCGTTTACCGCTGTTCTACAACCTCTCGGACGTCAATCAGCGGACCGTTATCAATACCATTCTGAGCTTCTTCTCCTGA
- the wzxE gene encoding lipid III flippase WzxE: MSLAKASIWTAGSTLIKIGAGLVVVKLLAVTFGPSGVGMAGNFRQLITVLGVLAGAGIFNGVTKYVAEYQQQPERLKPLLGTSVTLVLGFSTFLAMLFLVAATPIANLLFGHDDYRDVVRALAFIQMGIAYANLFLAILKGYRDAIGNALAVIGGSLIGLAAFWLCLRLGGYVGALAGLALVPALLVIPAGIMLLRRTPLALASLKPAWDRVIAGQLGKFTLMALMTAVTLPVAYIMMRNLLAAHYSWNEVGIWQGVSSISDAYLQFITASFTVYLLPTLSRLTDKSALAQEIVRSLKFVLPVVAGVSFCVWLLRDVAIWLLFSSEFTAMRDLFVWQLIGDVMKVGAYVFGYLVIAKAALRFYLLTEVSQFLLLTGFSHWLIPLYGAQGAAQAYMATYLVYFLLCCCVFIIYRRRA, from the coding sequence ATGTCGTTGGCGAAAGCATCGATATGGACGGCAGGTTCCACGCTGATAAAAATCGGCGCGGGGCTGGTGGTCGTCAAACTGCTGGCGGTCACGTTTGGCCCCAGCGGTGTGGGAATGGCGGGGAATTTCCGCCAACTTATTACGGTGTTAGGTGTGTTAGCCGGTGCCGGGATCTTTAACGGTGTCACTAAGTACGTCGCAGAGTATCAGCAACAGCCGGAACGACTGAAGCCGCTGCTCGGTACGTCTGTCACGCTGGTGTTGGGGTTCTCCACCTTTCTGGCAATGCTCTTTCTGGTGGCCGCAACGCCTATCGCCAATCTGTTGTTTGGGCATGATGACTATCGCGATGTGGTACGTGCGCTGGCGTTTATCCAGATGGGTATCGCCTACGCCAACTTGTTTCTGGCGATCCTCAAAGGCTATCGGGATGCGATAGGCAACGCGCTGGCTGTTATCGGGGGTAGCTTGATTGGGCTGGCGGCCTTTTGGCTCTGCCTGCGGCTGGGTGGCTATGTTGGTGCGCTCGCAGGGCTGGCGCTGGTGCCTGCATTGTTGGTGATTCCGGCAGGCATTATGCTATTACGGCGTACACCGCTGGCGCTGGCATCGCTAAAACCGGCGTGGGATCGCGTCATCGCCGGACAGCTGGGCAAATTTACGCTCATGGCGTTGATGACGGCGGTGACGCTGCCCGTTGCGTACATCATGATGCGTAACCTGCTGGCGGCACATTACAGCTGGAACGAAGTGGGTATTTGGCAGGGTGTCAGCAGTATTTCCGATGCTTATCTGCAATTTATTACCGCTTCTTTTACCGTGTATCTGTTGCCGACGCTCTCGCGCTTGACGGATAAGTCTGCACTGGCGCAGGAAATTGTTCGTTCGCTGAAATTTGTGCTGCCCGTCGTGGCGGGCGTCAGCTTTTGTGTGTGGCTGCTGCGAGATGTTGCCATCTGGCTGCTGTTCTCCAGCGAGTTCACGGCAATGAGAGATCTCTTCGTTTGGCAATTGATAGGCGATGTAATGAAAGTGGGCGCTTACGTCTTTGGCTATCTGGTCATTGCGAAAGCGGCGCTGCGCTTTTATCTGCTCACGGAAGTGAGCCAGTTTCTCCTGTTGACCGGTTTTTCTCACTGGTTGATTCCGCTTTATGGCGCACAAGGCGCAGCGCAGGCCTATATGGCAACCTACCTGGTCTATTTTTTGCTTTGTTGTTGCGTATTCATTATTTACCGTAGGCGAGCATGA